A window from Dysidea avara chromosome 2, odDysAvar1.4, whole genome shotgun sequence encodes these proteins:
- the LOC136247865 gene encoding zinc finger BED domain-containing protein 4-like codes for MYKEARKEVESKLSDVLQSKNKMALTTDMWTSEANDAYLGLTCHFLTADFELVSLCLAVEPFTGRHTGVNIASCLKQILCDFTIDQAAVSVVITDNASNMDLASRLGEWNSRHCFGHTLQLAIDDGIKMSPGIRKMIESTKAIVAFYNRSTKGTERLTELQEQLSLPKHKLLSDCPTRWNSTYYMLTQLLEQKPAITVMCASSAGQEDRIYGICTLLDPRFKEVCFTNAALEIQLQASVVNDDQEDVPIKKKKCLWDSFHELKKKKSTDLSTNQDKDEKELSLYCRTEYIDRKEDPLAWWKRNKSRFPTLARIAREYLAIPAMSTPSERLFSAAGYISSQRRSRLSGENLNQLVFLNKNL; via the exons ATGTACAAGGAGGCAAGGAAAGAAGTTGAATCAAAGCTCAGTGATGTACTGCAAAGCAAGAACAAGATGGCTCTGACAACTGACATGTGGACATCAGAGGCTAACGATGCCTATCTTGGactaacctgtcattttttgaCAGCAGATTTTGAACTTGTGTCACTGTGCCTAGCAGTTGAACCCTTCACAGGGAGGCATACTGGTGTGAATATAGCTTCCTGTTTAAAACAGATTCTTTGTGATTTCACTATCGACCAAGCTGCAGTGTCTGTTGTAATAACAGATAATGCTTCTAACATGGACCTGGCATCACGCCTTGGTGAGTGGAATAGTAGGCATTGCTTCGGTCATACTCTGCAGTTGGCCATTGATGATGGTATTAAGATGTCCCCAGGAATACGAAAGATGATTGAATCAACCAAGGCTATTGTAGCCTTTTACAATCGCTCAACTAAAGGTACAGAAAGACTGACAGAGCTCCAAGAACAACTGAGCCTGCCAAAACACAAATTACTTTCAGACTGCCCAACAAGATGGAACAGCACCtattacatgcttacccaacttTTGGAACAAAAACCAGCAATCACTGTAATGTGTGCTTCGTCTGCAGGACAAGAAGACAGAATTTACGGTATATGTACCTTATTAGACCCCAGGTTTAAGGAAGTCTGTTTTACTAATGCTGCTTTA GagattcagttacaagcaagtgTTGTCAATGATGATCAAGAAGATGTACCCATCAAGAAGAAGAAATGTTTATGGGACAGTTTTCATGAACTCAAAAAGAAGAAATCTACTGATTTATCTACTAATCAAGACAAAGACGAAAAAGAATTGTCATTATACTGCAGAACTGAATACATCGACAGAAAGGAGGATCCTTTAGCATGGTGGAAGCGAAACAAAAGCCGTTTCCCTACCTTGGCAAGGATTGCAAGGGAGTACCTGGCAATACCAGCCATGTCAACTCCATCTGAAAGACTTTTTTCTGCTGCCGGGTACATTAGTTCCCAACGAAGATCTCGCTTAAGTGGAGAAAACCTTAACCAGCTTGTGTTTCTAAACAAGAACTTGTAG